A single genomic interval of Helianthus annuus cultivar XRQ/B chromosome 13, HanXRQr2.0-SUNRISE, whole genome shotgun sequence harbors:
- the LOC110900701 gene encoding glutaredoxin, producing MEFVQYNVPYLSSIQLYVDPTTPLTKRSKTWCGYCKSVKKLFSELNVSYKVIELDEESDGGEIQSTLKEWTGQSIVPNVFIGGKHIGGSDAIMEKHRAGKLVPLLTEAGAITNASAQL from the exons ATGGAGT TTGTTCAATACAATGTTCCGTATTTGTCCTCCATTCAACTTTATGTAGATCCGACAACACCCCTAACCAAAAGAAG CAAGACTTGGTGTGGCTATTGCAAGAGCGTGAAGAAACTGTTCTCCGAGCTTAACGTGTCCTACAAGGTTATCGAACTGGATGAAGAAA GTGATGGAGGTGAAATCCAATCCACTCTAAAGGAGTGGACCGGTCAGAGTATTGTTCCCAATGTATTCATAGGTGGGAAGCACATTGGTGGCTCGGATG ctattatGGAGAAGCATCGAGCTGGGAAGCTGGTGCCGTTGCTAACCGAAGCAGGTGCCATCACGAATGCCTCTGCACAACTCTGA